A part of Marinomonas rhizomae genomic DNA contains:
- a CDS encoding branched-chain amino acid aminotransferase, with protein MAAFGSVFMPKMALATFENNQWSDASIVASDSIQLHPGAHVLHYSSTCFEGLKAFRHADGSVHVFRMDQNIKRLAQSSRLLSLPILDEAQVAKMIIDAVAEFATDVPEPPGSMYIRPTHIGTEAAVGKAAAPTATSMLYVLLSPVGDYFTGGAKALRLLLDETGMRCAPHMGMIKSGGNYASALGPMMKAKAEVQADQILFCPNGDVQETGAANFLLIDGNEIITKGLDSSFLHGVTRSSILTLAKDLGMTVSERDLTVAELLERAAKPEVEAVLSGTAAVLTSVGTFIHNDKEYKVGSGEPGPIAQKLRQTLNDIQWGKAEDKHNWLTKVC; from the coding sequence ATGGCGGCTTTTGGTAGCGTGTTTATGCCTAAAATGGCATTGGCAACATTCGAAAATAATCAATGGAGTGACGCAAGCATTGTCGCATCGGACAGCATTCAATTGCATCCTGGTGCTCACGTGTTGCATTACTCAAGTACCTGTTTTGAAGGTTTGAAGGCGTTTCGTCATGCTGATGGCAGTGTACATGTGTTTCGTATGGACCAAAATATTAAGCGTTTAGCACAAAGTAGCCGTCTATTGTCTTTGCCAATTTTGGATGAAGCTCAAGTTGCCAAAATGATTATTGATGCGGTTGCTGAGTTTGCGACTGATGTGCCAGAGCCTCCAGGATCTATGTATATTCGCCCCACTCACATTGGTACGGAAGCGGCGGTTGGTAAAGCGGCGGCGCCAACAGCAACGTCTATGTTGTATGTTTTGTTGTCTCCTGTAGGTGATTATTTTACTGGTGGTGCTAAAGCGCTTCGCCTTCTATTGGATGAAACGGGCATGCGTTGTGCGCCTCATATGGGCATGATCAAAAGCGGTGGTAACTACGCCAGTGCTTTGGGTCCTATGATGAAGGCGAAAGCGGAAGTGCAAGCAGACCAAATTTTGTTCTGTCCAAATGGCGATGTACAAGAAACCGGCGCGGCTAACTTCTTGTTGATCGATGGCAATGAGATCATCACCAAAGGTTTGGATTCATCTTTCCTTCACGGTGTGACTCGTTCTTCTATCTTAACGCTTGCGAAAGATCTAGGTATGACGGTAAGTGAGCGTGATTTGACGGTTGCTGAGTTACTAGAGCGTGCCGCTAAGCCTGAAGTGGAAGCCGTGTTGTCTGGTACAGCGGCGGTATTAACGTCTGTTGGTACTTTTATCCATAATGATAAAGAGTACAAAGTAGGCTCTGGAGAGCCTGGTCCTATTGCTCAGAAACTGCGTCAAACATTGAATGATATTCAGTGGGGTAAAGCGGAAGACAAGCATAATTGGTTAACCAAGGTTTGCTAG
- a CDS encoding diguanylate cyclase domain-containing protein codes for MKNNELAISVADVMELMLDAVCVVDRDGRFVFVSAAFETMFGYEPHEVIGEPMVNMVYPDDREKTLGVAESVICGKILPRFENRWVRKDGKVVNVLWSARWSEEHQVRIAVAHDITERKEMEVRLLYAAGHDDLTDLPNRTLLLDRLQASLTLAEREQVGLSVLFIDIDGFKDINDGYGHAVGDLLLQQIAARLGGCVRKSDTVGRLGGDEFLIILNKVNNAENAALVAEKIRAALSEAFVVEGSTLSVSASIGIAKYPENGIQPLDLVQSADHAMYQAKNNGGDKVFFEAS; via the coding sequence ATGAAAAACAATGAGCTAGCGATTAGCGTTGCCGATGTAATGGAGTTGATGCTGGATGCTGTGTGTGTTGTGGATCGTGATGGACGTTTCGTTTTTGTGAGTGCGGCTTTTGAGACTATGTTTGGTTATGAGCCCCATGAAGTGATTGGTGAGCCTATGGTAAATATGGTGTATCCAGATGATAGAGAAAAGACTCTAGGGGTCGCTGAGTCTGTGATCTGTGGAAAAATTTTGCCGCGCTTTGAGAATCGTTGGGTTCGTAAAGATGGCAAGGTGGTGAATGTGCTTTGGTCAGCTAGGTGGTCGGAAGAGCATCAGGTAAGAATCGCGGTTGCCCATGATATTACTGAACGTAAAGAAATGGAGGTTCGGCTGCTTTATGCCGCGGGTCATGATGATTTGACGGATTTACCGAATCGTACTTTGCTTTTAGATCGTTTACAGGCCTCGCTCACCTTGGCAGAGCGTGAGCAGGTTGGTTTATCTGTTTTGTTTATTGATATTGATGGCTTTAAAGATATTAATGATGGTTATGGTCATGCGGTTGGTGATTTGTTGTTACAGCAAATTGCGGCGAGGCTGGGTGGTTGTGTCCGTAAGTCAGATACCGTTGGGCGTCTGGGGGGCGATGAGTTTTTAATTATTTTAAATAAAGTAAATAACGCGGAAAATGCCGCTTTGGTTGCAGAAAAAATCCGTGCGGCTTTATCTGAAGCTTTTGTAGTCGAAGGTTCTACTCTGTCTGTTTCTGCCAGTATAGGCATTGCTAAGTACCCTGAAAATGGTATACAACCATTGGATTTGGTGCAGTCTGCAGATCATGCTATGTACCAAGCAAAGAATAATGGTGGTGATAAGGTTTTTTTCGAGGCTTCTTAG
- a CDS encoding winged helix-turn-helix transcriptional regulator has protein sequence MKEQEKIFPKKSAPEKSARMVETIYGCKWSLTIYQLLANDINRPGAMVRSVEGLTTKVLNECLRKNTKFGILERVDFNEVPPRVEYRVTRFGTKFLRILDELEKLQNEIECEIA, from the coding sequence ATGAAAGAACAGGAAAAAATATTTCCAAAGAAGTCTGCACCTGAGAAAAGTGCGCGTATGGTTGAGACTATTTATGGTTGTAAATGGTCATTAACCATCTACCAGCTTTTGGCAAATGACATTAATCGACCTGGGGCCATGGTCCGAAGTGTTGAGGGATTAACGACTAAGGTGCTTAATGAATGTCTGAGAAAAAATACAAAATTTGGTATTTTGGAACGCGTTGACTTTAATGAAGTACCACCTAGAGTGGAATATCGTGTGACTCGCTTTGGCACAAAATTTCTTCGAATTCTTGATGAGCTGGAAAAGTTACAGAACGAGATTGAATGTGAAATTGCGTAG
- a CDS encoding DUF1294 domain-containing protein, with protein sequence MFYVFVFYGCLSLITFCVYGMDKSAAKRGKQRVPESTLHLLSLLGGWFGALLGQKAFRHKTKKRRFLVVFWLTVMANIAVTGYAMHVFDFFNVS encoded by the coding sequence ATGTTTTATGTGTTTGTTTTCTATGGCTGCTTAAGCCTAATCACTTTTTGTGTCTATGGTATGGATAAGTCGGCTGCTAAGCGGGGTAAGCAAAGAGTGCCTGAGTCGACGTTGCATTTATTGTCTCTGCTTGGCGGTTGGTTCGGTGCTCTGTTGGGGCAGAAGGCATTTCGGCATAAGACGAAGAAGCGACGCTTCTTGGTGGTGTTTTGGTTGACGGTTATGGCGAATATCGCTGTGACTGGGTATGCAATGCATGTCTTTGATTTTTTTAATGTTAGTTAG
- a CDS encoding DUF1499 domain-containing protein, producing the protein MPNLGVTNGKLAVCPSSPNCVSSQAQANDKHFIEAIVVKGSTLDAHGKVLAVLESSKRTKVVVNKADYIHAEFTSAVFRFVDDVEFLFSQERDGEVVVDIRSASRVGHSDFGVNRKRMEAIRGKLNK; encoded by the coding sequence ATGCCGAATCTAGGTGTTACCAATGGGAAGTTAGCGGTTTGTCCTAGCTCGCCAAATTGTGTGAGTAGTCAGGCTCAAGCGAATGATAAGCATTTTATTGAAGCTATAGTGGTTAAAGGCTCTACTCTTGATGCCCATGGCAAAGTGCTCGCCGTGCTGGAGTCTTCTAAGCGAACTAAGGTTGTGGTGAATAAAGCGGATTACATTCACGCTGAGTTTACGTCGGCGGTGTTTCGCTTTGTCGATGATGTGGAGTTCTTATTTTCGCAAGAGCGTGATGGAGAAGTGGTTGTCGATATTCGCTCGGCGTCTCGAGTTGGGCATTCTGACTTTGGGGTGAATCGAAAACGTATGGAAGCCATTCGAGGCAAACTGAATAAGTAG
- a CDS encoding response regulator — MPHILIIDDDVELSDLLKEVLSFENCAVSAAYDGEAGLTAMDDSVDLILLDVMMPKLNGFETLKQLREKWDVPVLMLTAKGEEIDRVVGLELGADDYLPKPFSERELLARIRAILRRTQTSKGQPQNDFVTYRDIKLYPGRLEAYCNGALLDLTSTEFALLHHFLLHPGQVLTKEVLSLDVLGKRLAAFDRAVDMHVSNLRKKLPDWPNGKPRIKTLRGRGYLLVESD, encoded by the coding sequence ATGCCACATATTTTAATCATTGATGATGATGTTGAATTGAGTGATTTGCTCAAAGAGGTTTTGTCTTTTGAAAATTGTGCTGTTTCTGCTGCTTATGATGGCGAGGCGGGTTTGACTGCGATGGATGACAGTGTGGATCTGATATTGCTTGATGTGATGATGCCTAAGCTCAATGGTTTTGAGACCTTGAAGCAGTTGCGAGAAAAATGGGATGTGCCTGTTTTAATGTTGACGGCAAAAGGGGAAGAGATTGATCGTGTTGTCGGTCTTGAGCTTGGGGCGGATGATTATTTGCCAAAACCTTTTAGTGAGCGAGAGTTACTGGCAAGAATTCGTGCCATTTTACGCAGGACTCAGACAAGCAAAGGTCAGCCGCAAAATGATTTCGTGACTTATCGAGATATTAAGCTATATCCAGGTCGTCTTGAGGCGTATTGCAATGGAGCGCTATTAGATTTGACCAGTACTGAGTTTGCCTTGCTGCATCATTTTTTACTTCATCCAGGGCAAGTGCTAACGAAAGAAGTACTCAGTCTTGATGTATTGGGTAAGCGATTGGCGGCTTTTGACCGAGCGGTTGATATGCATGTCTCTAATTTACGTAAGAAACTCCCTGACTGGCCGAATGGCAAACCACGTATTAAAACCTTGCGTGGGCGTGGCTATTTGCTGGTGGAGAGCGACTGA
- a CDS encoding CpxP family protein — translation MKMAKKLIIAAVVFPLVLSTSAFAFGGKDHKGPQECRPGLNRGMMKDLNLTDSQKEQFKTLRKENKQAMKEGFNDKREQGENARMAHFDKINALLTAEKFDPAKATELAQEKSDKQVKRQVEMLSNQHKMLSILTPEQKTKFIDLQKERMEDCDDMPRHHGKERH, via the coding sequence ATGAAAATGGCAAAAAAACTGATTATAGCCGCTGTTGTGTTTCCACTAGTATTGAGCACCAGCGCGTTTGCGTTTGGCGGAAAAGATCACAAAGGCCCACAGGAATGTCGCCCAGGCTTAAACCGCGGCATGATGAAAGATTTAAATCTAACAGACAGCCAAAAAGAGCAATTCAAAACGCTACGCAAAGAAAATAAACAAGCCATGAAAGAAGGCTTCAACGACAAAAGAGAGCAAGGCGAAAACGCTCGCATGGCACATTTTGATAAAATAAACGCTTTACTGACAGCGGAAAAATTTGATCCAGCCAAAGCCACCGAATTGGCACAAGAAAAGTCTGATAAACAAGTTAAACGTCAAGTAGAGATGCTCAGTAACCAACACAAAATGCTTAGCATCTTAACGCCAGAGCAAAAAACCAAGTTCATCGATCTACAAAAAGAGCGCATGGAAGACTGTGACGACATGCCTCGCCATCACGGAAAAGAACGTCACTAA
- a CDS encoding tellurite resistance TerB family protein, giving the protein MNINSLLSSIMGSTGSGIDKAVTKAKSSSIPGGFMGGAAAGGLAAMLLTNKKARKMGGKAIKYGGMAAVGGMAYKAWRTHKENQTTTQITNIEPNQSFGTSTTPAVPAGSIFDLAEEKPTQQVENMRLILIRAMISAAKADGHIDASERTRIEQQISDLGINAEEQRFLIEQLRAASDPITIARLSESEEQATEIYLVSMLAIDIDTTEERHYLDRLGDALLLPTDLRQNIEHEVKSAQTL; this is encoded by the coding sequence ATGAATATTAACTCACTGCTAAGCAGCATCATGGGCTCTACAGGTTCAGGAATTGACAAAGCCGTCACCAAAGCCAAATCAAGCTCCATACCCGGCGGATTCATGGGTGGCGCGGCCGCTGGCGGCTTAGCCGCTATGCTATTAACCAACAAAAAAGCCCGGAAAATGGGCGGCAAAGCCATCAAATATGGCGGCATGGCCGCCGTAGGTGGAATGGCTTACAAAGCGTGGCGTACTCATAAAGAAAACCAAACCACGACACAAATTACCAACATTGAACCTAATCAGAGCTTCGGCACATCCACCACACCTGCGGTTCCAGCCGGCAGCATTTTTGACCTTGCAGAAGAAAAACCAACGCAGCAAGTTGAAAACATGCGCCTAATCTTAATTCGAGCCATGATCAGCGCCGCCAAAGCAGACGGCCACATAGACGCCAGCGAACGCACTCGAATCGAACAACAAATCAGCGACCTTGGCATCAATGCAGAAGAACAAAGATTCTTGATAGAACAACTACGAGCAGCCAGCGACCCAATCACCATCGCACGCTTATCAGAAAGTGAAGAACAAGCCACAGAGATTTACCTTGTCTCCATGCTCGCCATTGATATCGACACCACAGAAGAACGCCACTACCTAGACCGCCTAGGAGACGCACTGCTCTTACCAACCGACCTGCGCCAAAACATCGAGCACGAAGTAAAAAGCGCTCAAACACTGTGA
- a CDS encoding NUDIX hydrolase, whose amino-acid sequence MRLLKSSIHPSIEPVDQSSFLRLAARGIILNGEDILMLYTQRYDDYTLPGGGIDEGENQVEGLIRELTEETGARNIRNVEAFGLYEEFRPWNRDGFEIMQMKSYCYTCEIDEQLGETSLEDYEVKNGMKPVWINVHDAIKHNLDTIKNSDKKGMSIERETFLLCLIRDELLAVVN is encoded by the coding sequence ATGCGTTTACTAAAATCTTCTATCCACCCCAGTATCGAGCCTGTCGATCAATCCTCTTTTTTACGTCTTGCTGCCCGTGGGATTATTTTAAACGGCGAGGATATTTTGATGTTGTATACCCAGCGTTACGATGATTATACCTTGCCGGGTGGAGGGATTGATGAAGGTGAGAATCAGGTGGAAGGTTTGATCCGTGAGTTAACGGAGGAGACGGGAGCGCGGAATATTCGTAATGTCGAGGCGTTTGGTCTGTATGAGGAGTTTCGTCCTTGGAATAGGGATGGTTTTGAGATCATGCAGATGAAGTCTTATTGCTATACCTGTGAGATTGATGAGCAGTTAGGCGAGACGAGTTTGGAAGATTACGAAGTCAAAAACGGTATGAAGCCAGTGTGGATTAATGTTCACGATGCTATTAAGCATAATCTCGATACGATTAAAAACAGTGATAAAAAAGGTATGTCGATTGAGCGTGAAACCTTTTTGTTATGCTTGATTAGGGATGAGTTGTTGGCGGTTGTAAACTGA
- the cpxA gene encoding envelope stress sensor histidine kinase CpxA yields MRLPKITSLYGRIFAIFWFTMFLVILAVLALPHFDPRKARDIPPPHFDRMLQIRDQVERTFASAPDIAQVLPEIEGGARRRPGDHKLRLFITDLDGNVITTERRPDFSYKALRNFVTSIDNPQDPQQKLYGKTMISGPLPIRLAQKDYFLYIGTRWSEPPHFLLQLFDHPLRLLLAVMLVSTPLLLWLAWALSQPARRLELAAQRVAKGVFEIDPELEKGTSEFRQAGASFNQMVEAVNLMISRQQRLLSDISHELRSPLTRLRMAQALAKRKLGDSTDLTRIDTEAQRLEQMIGKLLELSSVQVDSHLNREIQPLSSLFDALLADSQFEAEQVGKALLLSEVPNRMINCHPQLLMSALENIVRNAIHYGKNQIQVSLGVYSNTLSIRVEDDGDGVADDEFDSIFRPFYRVSTARDRNSGGAGLGLAIAENAVRQHNGTIKATRSALGGLLVEVTLPLQEEP; encoded by the coding sequence ATGCGTTTACCAAAGATCACCAGTTTATACGGGCGTATTTTTGCCATTTTTTGGTTTACCATGTTTCTGGTGATTTTAGCCGTTTTGGCGTTACCACATTTCGATCCTCGTAAAGCTCGGGATATTCCTCCGCCTCACTTTGATCGCATGCTGCAAATACGAGATCAGGTTGAGCGCACGTTTGCTTCTGCCCCAGATATAGCGCAAGTCTTACCCGAAATAGAAGGGGGCGCTCGTCGACGCCCTGGTGATCATAAGCTGCGCCTTTTTATCACCGACCTAGATGGTAATGTGATTACCACAGAGCGCCGTCCTGATTTCAGTTATAAGGCGTTACGTAATTTTGTGACCTCTATTGATAACCCTCAAGATCCTCAGCAGAAATTGTATGGGAAAACGATGATTTCTGGACCGCTGCCTATTCGGCTAGCCCAAAAGGACTATTTTTTATATATCGGCACTCGCTGGAGTGAACCTCCGCATTTTTTATTACAGTTATTTGATCATCCTCTTCGCTTATTGTTGGCCGTTATGTTGGTTAGTACTCCTTTATTATTGTGGTTGGCGTGGGCCTTGAGCCAACCTGCTCGTCGATTAGAGTTGGCGGCACAGCGCGTGGCGAAAGGTGTGTTTGAAATTGATCCTGAGCTTGAAAAAGGCACGTCAGAGTTTCGCCAAGCGGGTGCGAGTTTTAACCAAATGGTAGAAGCGGTTAACTTGATGATTTCACGTCAGCAGCGTTTATTGTCGGATATTTCGCATGAACTGCGTTCGCCTTTGACGCGTTTAAGAATGGCGCAAGCGTTAGCAAAACGAAAGTTAGGTGACAGTACGGATTTAACTCGTATTGATACCGAAGCTCAGCGTCTTGAGCAAATGATAGGTAAGCTGCTTGAACTGTCTAGTGTGCAAGTCGACAGTCATTTGAATCGAGAGATTCAACCTCTATCAAGCCTCTTTGATGCCTTGCTAGCGGACAGTCAGTTTGAGGCGGAGCAAGTGGGAAAAGCCTTGCTTTTGTCTGAGGTTCCAAATCGTATGATTAATTGCCATCCGCAGCTGTTGATGAGCGCTTTGGAGAATATTGTCCGTAATGCGATTCACTATGGTAAAAACCAGATTCAGGTTTCATTGGGTGTTTATTCCAATACGTTATCTATTCGAGTAGAAGATGATGGCGACGGTGTAGCCGATGATGAGTTTGATTCTATCTTCCGGCCTTTTTATCGGGTCTCAACCGCCCGTGATCGAAACAGTGGCGGCGCAGGGTTGGGATTGGCTATCGCAGAAAATGCGGTTCGCCAGCATAATGGTACGATCAAAGCGACTCGAAGTGCATTGGGTGGGTTGCTGGTGGAAGTGACTTTACCTCTGCAAGAAGAACCATAA